The Candidatus Gracilibacteria bacterium genome includes a region encoding these proteins:
- a CDS encoding efflux RND transporter permease subunit yields the protein MSISSTSIRRPITVTVIFISITLLGIFSFFNIGIDLLPNINIPHLMVQTTYPNASPEEVEKQITEPLESAVATVTGVKKVTSVSLDRRER from the coding sequence GTGTCAATAAGTTCAACCAGTATCCGCCGTCCAATAACAGTTACAGTTATTTTCATTTCCATTACATTACTGGGCATTTTTTCCTTTTTCAATATTGGAATAGACCTTCTTCCTAATATTAACATTCCTCACTTAATGGTTCAAACAACTTATCCCAACGCTTCCCCGGAAGAAGTAGAAAAACAGATTACAGAACCGCTCGAATCCGCAGTTGCAACGGTAACCGGAGTTAAAAAAGTTACCTCTGTTTCTTTGGATCGGAGAGAAAGATAA
- a CDS encoding DoxX family membrane protein, with translation MFAMIVTNIKMIRTIPKGFELIWRSLYYFIAVVLLFSGVTKIVDPIPMMETMKAVFKVNENLLILAATILPVIEIVLGLMLIFNKQTKKTLFAATILFFCFFAFSIYGTIIGLNNDCGCFGDIVESEFSIFMVLRNSMFFIIAVLSIKSFNVTAEALINK, from the coding sequence ATGTTTGCAATGATAGTAACAAATATAAAAATGATAAGAACGATCCCGAAGGGTTTTGAACTGATATGGAGAAGTCTTTATTACTTTATAGCTGTTGTTCTTCTATTCTCTGGAGTTACTAAAATTGTTGATCCAATACCGATGATGGAAACAATGAAGGCGGTATTTAAAGTGAATGAAAACTTATTGATTCTTGCAGCAACAATTTTACCTGTTATTGAAATTGTTCTTGGACTAATGTTGATTTTTAATAAACAAACAAAGAAAACCTTATTTGCCGCAACCATACTCTTTTTTTGTTTCTTTGCTTTTAGTATTTACGGTACTATAATTGGGCTGAATAATGATTGCGGGTGCTTCGGAGATATAGTAGAAAGTGAGTTTAGTATATTTATGGTATTAAGAAACTCCATGTTTTTTATTATTGCTGTACTGTCCATAAAAAGTTTTAATGTCACTGCAGAGGCATTAATAAATAAATAA
- a CDS encoding 6-bladed beta-propeller codes for MLFIIFTSCVHKKEAPLNDFQKQIKKLVEKSETTLDLFEKIDTIFLHISSDSLDSSPLIKFSSGGFVLANPYLKTIYKFDRNGKVLNHFGADGSGPGEFRSIISFDIDENDNIYVYDHLLSQVTKFDKFGELIYQQKVIKNNQTVRHICALNSKFYLHHAPLDANGYYISVYDSSGFISSFHRADPNYRSYYMRGFLDGGLVSDKKNMTIYEVNCYKCTIHKISKGKESDIGECPENYEKLKKIKATKYEVITDAYLESTIPQNIFIVSNKRLLLQEYLKIDRNNPHGSVRFFQVYDTNGVFLGKVKISEQNLFLDSDGNYLLEYFEPKNFPMMKFKKPYPFIIIYKIRT; via the coding sequence TTGTTATTTATCATCTTTACATCTTGTGTACATAAAAAGGAAGCGCCCTTAAATGATTTTCAGAAACAAATAAAAAAACTTGTAGAGAAAAGCGAAACAACTTTAGATCTCTTTGAAAAAATTGATACAATTTTTTTACATATTTCCAGTGACTCTTTGGATAGTTCTCCATTGATTAAATTCTCGTCAGGTGGTTTTGTTTTGGCTAATCCATATTTAAAAACTATTTATAAGTTTGATAGAAACGGGAAAGTGCTAAATCATTTTGGGGCTGATGGTTCGGGACCAGGGGAATTCAGAAGTATCATTTCTTTTGATATTGATGAAAATGACAATATATATGTTTATGACCACCTTTTGAGCCAAGTAACAAAGTTTGACAAATTTGGGGAATTAATTTACCAACAAAAGGTTATAAAGAATAATCAAACGGTTAGACATATTTGTGCTTTAAATAGCAAGTTTTATTTACACCATGCCCCTCTTGATGCCAACGGATATTATATTTCAGTGTATGATAGTTCTGGATTTATCAGTTCCTTTCATCGTGCTGATCCGAATTACCGTTCTTATTATATGAGGGGTTTTTTAGATGGTGGATTAGTAAGTGATAAAAAAAACATGACTATTTACGAAGTGAACTGTTATAAATGTACTATTCATAAGATTTCAAAAGGGAAAGAGTCTGATATTGGTGAATGCCCTGAAAACTATGAAAAATTAAAAAAAATTAAAGCAACAAAATATGAAGTAATTACAGATGCTTACTTGGAATCAACAATTCCTCAAAATATTTTTATTGTATCAAACAAACGGTTATTACTACAAGAGTATTTGAAAATTGACCGTAATAATCCACATGGTTCTGTTCGCTTTTTTCAAGTATATGATACTAATGGCGTTTTTTTGGGGAAAGTTAAAATTAGTGAACAAAATTTATTCCTTGATTCGGATGGGAATTATTTGCTAGAGTATTTTGAACCTAAAAATTTTCCTATGATGAAATTTAAGAAACCGTATCCATTTATAATCATTTATAAAATTCGGACTTAG
- a CDS encoding response regulator transcription factor: MLANLTKREIEIVLLIREGLKSKDIAEKLFISYKTVSNHRLTIKEKLGFSDYWAIKNFLQNNQNRIK, from the coding sequence TTGTTGGCTAATTTAACTAAGCGGGAAATTGAGATTGTTTTATTAATTAGAGAAGGTTTAAAAAGCAAGGACATTGCTGAAAAGCTATTTATATCCTATAAAACTGTGTCAAACCATCGTCTAACAATAAAAGAGAAACTTGGCTTCTCAGATTATTGGGCAATAAAGAATTTTTTACAAAACAACCAAAACAGAATAAAATAG